A region of Rhizorhabdus wittichii RW1 DNA encodes the following proteins:
- a CDS encoding AMP-dependent synthetase and ligase (PFAM: AMP-dependent synthetase and ligase), which produces MNGSMFDWPLTLDRILVHAERWHPDQAVVGAAPDGTMVRRTYAECADRARRLSAALVAHGIGPGDRVATLGWNTLPHFEAWYAIMGIGAVCHTLNLRMDATQLAWVAGDAGDRLLLVDPALLPMAEAVRALCPGIEGIIVLGDGTDALIAAHEPARWGGFGEDQPAGLCYTSGTTGDPKGVLYTHRSNFLHTLAILQPDLFGIGAADSVLPIVPMFHANAWGIAFAAPAVGAKLVLPGARLDGASVHRLIAEEGVTMSAAVPTVWQGLLDHLDREGGGLAPLRRVVIGGAACPPSMQRRLTDHYGVEVRHAWGMTELSPLGTVAAPSAASAALPPEEAGRLLMSQGRPPLGVELKVVSDDPAAGPGAPGRLFARGYATVGRYFGRETPATDAEGWFETGDVAMIEHGFLQITDRDKDVVKSGGEWISSQGLEAIAAEHPAVAHCAVIAADCDRWGERPLLVVQLREGEDCSDASLLESFDGAVPRWWVPDGVVRVDAMPLGTTGKIDKRALRTAYRGHLRAS; this is translated from the coding sequence ATGAACGGATCGATGTTCGACTGGCCGCTGACGCTCGACCGGATATTGGTCCATGCGGAGCGGTGGCATCCCGACCAGGCGGTGGTCGGCGCGGCGCCCGACGGGACGATGGTGCGGCGGACCTATGCCGAATGCGCCGATCGCGCGCGGCGGCTGTCGGCGGCGCTGGTCGCGCACGGGATCGGGCCCGGCGACCGGGTCGCGACGCTCGGCTGGAACACGCTGCCGCATTTCGAGGCCTGGTATGCGATCATGGGCATCGGCGCGGTGTGCCACACGCTCAACCTGCGGATGGACGCGACGCAGCTCGCCTGGGTCGCGGGCGACGCCGGGGACCGGCTGCTGCTGGTCGATCCGGCGCTGCTGCCGATGGCGGAGGCGGTGCGCGCCCTCTGCCCCGGGATCGAGGGGATCATCGTGCTGGGCGATGGCACCGACGCGCTGATCGCGGCGCACGAGCCGGCGCGCTGGGGTGGCTTCGGCGAGGATCAGCCCGCCGGACTCTGCTACACCTCCGGCACGACGGGCGACCCCAAGGGGGTGCTCTACACCCACCGCTCCAACTTCCTCCACACGCTCGCGATCCTCCAGCCCGACCTGTTCGGCATCGGCGCCGCGGACAGCGTGCTGCCGATCGTGCCGATGTTCCACGCCAATGCCTGGGGCATCGCCTTCGCCGCCCCGGCGGTCGGCGCGAAGCTGGTGCTGCCCGGCGCGCGGCTCGACGGCGCCAGCGTCCACCGGCTGATCGCCGAGGAGGGGGTGACGATGTCGGCGGCGGTGCCGACCGTGTGGCAGGGGCTGCTCGACCATCTCGATCGCGAGGGCGGCGGGCTGGCGCCGCTGCGCCGCGTGGTGATCGGCGGAGCGGCCTGCCCGCCCTCGATGCAGCGCCGCCTGACCGACCATTATGGGGTCGAGGTGCGCCACGCCTGGGGCATGACCGAATTGTCGCCGCTCGGCACCGTCGCCGCCCCCAGCGCGGCGTCGGCGGCGCTGCCGCCCGAGGAGGCCGGCCGGCTGCTGATGTCGCAGGGCCGCCCGCCGCTCGGCGTCGAGCTCAAGGTGGTGAGCGACGATCCCGCCGCCGGGCCGGGCGCGCCGGGTCGGCTGTTCGCGCGCGGCTATGCCACGGTCGGCCGCTATTTCGGTCGCGAGACCCCGGCCACCGACGCGGAGGGCTGGTTCGAGACCGGCGACGTCGCGATGATCGAGCACGGTTTCCTCCAGATCACCGATCGCGACAAGGACGTGGTCAAGTCGGGCGGCGAATGGATCAGCTCGCAGGGGCTGGAGGCGATCGCCGCCGAGCATCCGGCGGTCGCGCATTGCGCGGTGATCGCCGCCGATTGCGACCGCTGGGGCGAAAGGCCGCTGCTCGTCGTCCAGCTCCGCGAGGGCGAGGACTGTTCCGATGCGTCGCTGCTGGAGTCGTTCGACGGGGCGGTGCCGCGCTGGTGGGTGCCCGACGGGGTCGTCCGGGTCGACGCCATGCCGCTCGGGACGACCGGCAAGATCGACAAGCGGGCGCTGCGCACCGCCTATCGCGGCCATTTGCGGGCGTCCTGA
- a CDS encoding sulphate transporter (PFAM: Xanthine/uracil/vitamin C permease; sulphate transporter): MISARLASLFPVTFSRDFTASIVVFLVALPLCMGIAVASGVPPEKGLITGIIGGLVVGALAGSPLQVSGPAAGLAVIVFELVRDHGLSALGPILALAGAIQLVAGVLKLGGWFRAISPAVVHGMLAGIGALIVVGQFHVLFDAKPLPNGLQNLAAMPARLFGLSASNVAAAEMAFAIGLVTIVAMLMWEKLRPATMKLVPGALVGVLAGTLVAWGLGLSITRVEVPSSIVAAIAPPDAGFLGQMLDPALLVTAVAIAFIASAETLLSAAAVDRMHDGVRTDYDKELRAQGVGNLLCGFAGALPMTGVIVRSSANVQAGAVTRLSAVLHGAWLLAFVALLPWLLREIPMASLAGILVVTGWRLVSVAHVRHLFHHHGVLPVVIWVATFVMVVATDLLTGVLVGLGLSLLELVPHLRRLRLRVDANHGDEQSEIRLEGAATFLTLPKLLKALESIPGGRAVSLDIRKVPAIDHSSAEMLGEWIQRRRSGGTRVDLDAGDDQLRKIAA; encoded by the coding sequence ATGATCTCGGCGCGCCTCGCCTCGCTCTTCCCGGTCACCTTCTCGCGCGACTTCACGGCGTCGATCGTCGTGTTCCTGGTCGCGCTGCCGCTCTGCATGGGCATCGCGGTGGCGTCGGGCGTGCCGCCCGAAAAGGGCCTGATCACGGGCATCATCGGCGGCCTCGTCGTCGGCGCGCTCGCCGGATCGCCGCTGCAGGTCAGCGGCCCGGCGGCGGGCCTCGCCGTCATCGTGTTCGAACTGGTCCGCGACCATGGCCTGTCGGCGCTCGGCCCGATCCTCGCGCTCGCGGGCGCGATCCAGCTCGTCGCCGGCGTGCTCAAGCTGGGCGGCTGGTTCCGCGCCATCTCCCCGGCGGTCGTCCATGGCATGCTGGCGGGGATCGGCGCGCTGATCGTCGTCGGCCAGTTCCACGTCCTGTTCGACGCCAAGCCGCTGCCCAACGGCCTCCAGAACCTCGCGGCGATGCCGGCGCGGCTGTTCGGCCTGTCGGCCTCGAACGTCGCCGCGGCCGAAATGGCCTTCGCGATCGGTCTGGTCACGATCGTCGCGATGCTGATGTGGGAGAAGCTGCGGCCGGCGACGATGAAGCTGGTGCCGGGCGCGCTGGTCGGCGTCCTCGCCGGCACGCTGGTCGCCTGGGGCCTCGGCCTGTCGATCACCCGGGTCGAGGTGCCGTCCTCGATCGTCGCCGCGATCGCGCCGCCGGATGCCGGCTTCCTCGGCCAGATGCTCGATCCCGCGCTGCTGGTGACGGCGGTCGCGATCGCCTTCATCGCCAGCGCCGAGACGCTGCTGTCGGCGGCGGCGGTCGACCGGATGCATGACGGCGTCCGCACCGATTACGACAAGGAGCTGCGCGCCCAGGGCGTCGGCAACCTGCTGTGCGGCTTCGCGGGCGCGCTGCCGATGACCGGCGTCATCGTCCGCAGCTCGGCCAATGTCCAGGCGGGCGCGGTGACGCGGCTGTCGGCGGTGCTCCACGGCGCCTGGCTGCTGGCCTTCGTCGCGCTGCTGCCCTGGCTGCTGCGGGAGATCCCGATGGCCTCGCTCGCCGGCATCCTGGTCGTCACCGGCTGGCGGCTGGTGTCGGTGGCGCACGTCCGCCACCTGTTCCACCATCATGGCGTACTGCCGGTGGTGATCTGGGTGGCGACCTTCGTGATGGTGGTGGCGACCGACCTGCTGACCGGCGTGCTCGTCGGCCTCGGCCTCTCGCTGCTCGAGCTGGTCCCGCACCTGCGGCGGCTGCGGCTGCGGGTCGACGCGAATCACGGCGACGAGCAGAGCGAGATCCGGCTCGAGGGAGCGGCGACCTTCCTGACGCTGCCGAAGCTCCTCAAGGCGCTCGAATCGATCCCCGGCGGCCGCGCGGTCAGCCTCGACATCCGCAAGGTGCCGGCGATCGACCACAGTTCGGCGGAGATGCTGGGCGAATGGATCCAGCGCCGCCGGTCCGGAGGGACGCGGGTCGACCTCGACGCCGGGGACGACCAGCTCCGCAAGATCGCAGCCTGA
- a CDS encoding phosphate-selective porin O and P (PFAM: phosphate-selective porin O and P), giving the protein MFRIARVALAATASLIAMPLAAAPLSAEESQALREEVRALQARLAAIEARLGEAPPGAAPAAASAPAVTAAAAASAPATAIGWKGSPQFTSDDRSFKVKGRIQLDAGYVSKPRGIVDRGLGFSNEVRRIRLGGEGKLGSGFGYKLEVELSDNKVGLVDTFVTYDTGPWQVSIGNQNQFQSLDELTGDTTGSLMERAAFTDAFNFERRLGIAVQYHRKDILLQGGVFSDDIDALADSSDGPNGGDENNSFSIDGRAVYAPKLGGTQIHLGGSAHLRMLNRLSDAPTRYRQRPFLHSTNSRILATPNMLVDREFNYGLEVAAIHGRWHTAGEANWLDAIGPGPNSRFFGGYAEVGYFLTDDTRTYRNGIFGGAKPSSPFGKGGIGAIQVNLRYDYLDLNDGAIRGGTQNGWFAGIIWTPVEYLRFNLNYGYLAYTGAAIPAGGRTDYGMHVGGARVELDF; this is encoded by the coding sequence ATGTTCCGCATTGCCCGCGTGGCCCTGGCCGCCACTGCCTCGCTGATCGCCATGCCGCTGGCCGCGGCCCCCCTGTCGGCCGAGGAGAGCCAGGCCCTGCGCGAGGAGGTCCGCGCGCTGCAGGCCCGACTCGCCGCGATCGAGGCGCGGCTGGGCGAAGCGCCGCCGGGCGCTGCCCCGGCGGCGGCATCGGCCCCGGCCGTGACGGCGGCGGCCGCCGCTTCGGCCCCCGCGACGGCGATCGGCTGGAAGGGATCGCCGCAATTCACCAGCGACGATCGCAGCTTCAAGGTGAAGGGCCGCATCCAGCTCGACGCGGGCTATGTCTCCAAGCCGCGCGGCATCGTCGATCGCGGCCTCGGCTTCTCGAACGAGGTCCGCCGCATCCGGCTCGGCGGCGAGGGCAAGCTCGGCAGCGGATTCGGCTACAAGCTCGAGGTCGAGCTGTCGGACAACAAGGTCGGCCTGGTCGACACCTTCGTCACCTATGACACGGGCCCCTGGCAGGTCTCGATCGGCAACCAGAACCAGTTCCAGTCGCTCGACGAGCTGACCGGCGACACCACCGGATCGCTGATGGAGCGCGCCGCCTTCACCGACGCCTTCAACTTCGAGCGGCGGCTGGGCATCGCGGTCCAGTATCACCGCAAGGACATCCTCCTCCAGGGCGGCGTCTTCTCCGACGACATCGACGCGCTGGCCGACTCGAGCGACGGCCCGAACGGCGGCGACGAGAACAACAGCTTCAGCATCGACGGCCGCGCCGTCTATGCGCCGAAGCTGGGCGGGACGCAGATCCATCTCGGCGGCTCGGCGCATCTGCGCATGCTCAACCGGCTGTCGGACGCGCCGACGCGCTATCGGCAGCGTCCCTTCCTGCACAGCACCAACAGCCGCATCCTCGCGACGCCGAACATGCTGGTCGACCGCGAGTTCAACTATGGGCTGGAGGTCGCCGCCATCCATGGCCGCTGGCACACCGCCGGGGAGGCGAACTGGCTCGACGCGATCGGGCCGGGGCCCAATTCGCGCTTCTTCGGCGGCTATGCCGAGGTCGGCTATTTCCTGACCGACGACACCCGCACCTATCGCAACGGCATCTTCGGCGGGGCCAAGCCCTCCTCGCCGTTCGGCAAGGGCGGCATCGGCGCGATCCAGGTCAACCTGCGCTACGACTATCTCGACCTCAACGACGGCGCGATCAGGGGCGGGACCCAGAATGGCTGGTTCGCCGGCATCATCTGGACCCCGGTCGAATATCTGCGCTTCAACCTCAACTACGGCTATCTCGCCTATACCGGCGCCGCGATCCCGGCGGGCGGGCGAACCGACTATGGGATGCATGTCGGCGGGGCGCGGGTCGAACTCGACTTCTGA
- a CDS encoding Pyrrolo-quinoline quinone (PFAM: Pyrrolo-quinoline quinone): MKLIPWRGRRAVIRTTLAGLIAPALVAASLAGGTPPRDWQLETAYHYPGTQVDAATAGRLGVAWEFDDFVVRGSTHRGVEATPVVVDGVMYLTGPWSVVYALDARTGKPLWQYDPEVDGQFARRTCCDAVNRGVAVADGVVYVAALDGWLAAVDARTGKELWKVDTITDRKMSYAITGAPRVAGRNVVIGNGGGEMGARGYASAYDRKTGKLAWRFFVVPGDPAKGADEHPEVTEARKTWDPKSRWDLGGGGTPWDSIVYDPDTNIVYVGTGNGMPHPSWLRSPAGGDNLYLSSIVAIDADTGRKKWHYQTTPADSWDYTATQNMILADIEIGGRPRKVIMQAPKNGFFYVLDRVTGELLSAEKFTTVTWADRVDMKTGRPVVSDQSDYSRKTKLVWPSEAGGHNWQPMSYSRETGLVYIPVLEAPMTFQMLEQPKYRPYSNLQGSAASFPSFAFGSNKTGGAEDILAGQPRPTFQQIVRAWDPVRQKEAWATKPMPFWSGGTMVTGGLVFQGSADGWLTAYDARTGAVVHRVDVGTGIMASPMSYTIDGVQYVAVTAGIGGALNVSYPPGAVAIERQNSERLIVFRIGGPAPRLPPLREARPFTVAPAQYRGTQAQEQHGAALYGENCGRCHGGPTGAGGYPNLWKMTPETHAAFESIVLDGAFAYAGMASFADVLSKQDARDIHAFLAKPHDEKAQPTENRMH, translated from the coding sequence ATGAAGCTGATCCCATGGCGCGGTCGCCGCGCCGTCATCCGGACGACGCTGGCGGGCCTGATCGCCCCGGCGCTGGTCGCCGCCAGCCTGGCGGGCGGCACGCCGCCGCGCGACTGGCAGTTGGAGACCGCCTATCATTATCCGGGCACGCAGGTCGACGCGGCGACCGCCGGCCGGCTGGGCGTCGCCTGGGAGTTCGACGATTTCGTCGTGCGCGGCAGCACCCATCGCGGGGTCGAGGCGACCCCGGTCGTGGTCGACGGGGTGATGTACCTGACCGGGCCGTGGAGCGTGGTCTACGCGCTCGACGCGCGCACCGGAAAGCCGCTCTGGCAATATGATCCGGAGGTCGACGGCCAGTTCGCCCGCCGCACCTGCTGCGACGCGGTCAATCGCGGCGTCGCGGTCGCCGACGGCGTGGTCTATGTCGCCGCGCTCGACGGCTGGCTGGCGGCGGTCGACGCCAGGACCGGCAAGGAGCTGTGGAAGGTCGACACGATCACCGACCGCAAGATGAGCTATGCGATCACCGGCGCGCCGCGCGTCGCGGGCAGGAACGTCGTGATCGGCAATGGCGGCGGCGAGATGGGCGCGCGGGGCTATGCCAGCGCCTATGACCGCAAGACCGGCAAGCTCGCCTGGCGCTTCTTCGTCGTGCCGGGCGATCCCGCCAAGGGCGCCGACGAGCATCCCGAGGTGACCGAGGCGCGCAAGACCTGGGACCCCAAGTCGCGCTGGGACCTGGGCGGCGGCGGCACGCCGTGGGATTCGATCGTCTACGATCCCGACACCAACATCGTCTATGTCGGCACCGGCAACGGCATGCCGCACCCGTCCTGGCTGCGCAGCCCGGCCGGCGGCGACAATCTCTATCTGTCCTCGATCGTCGCGATCGACGCCGACACCGGCCGCAAGAAGTGGCATTACCAGACCACACCCGCCGACAGCTGGGACTATACCGCGACCCAGAACATGATCCTCGCCGACATCGAGATCGGCGGCCGCCCGCGCAAGGTGATCATGCAGGCGCCGAAGAACGGCTTCTTCTACGTGCTCGACCGGGTGACCGGCGAACTGCTGTCGGCGGAGAAGTTCACCACCGTCACCTGGGCCGACCGCGTCGACATGAAGACCGGCCGGCCGGTGGTCAGCGACCAGTCGGACTATTCGAGGAAGACCAAGCTGGTCTGGCCGTCGGAGGCCGGCGGGCACAATTGGCAACCCATGTCGTACAGCCGGGAAACCGGGCTGGTCTACATCCCGGTGCTCGAGGCGCCGATGACCTTCCAGATGCTGGAGCAACCGAAATACCGGCCCTACAGCAACCTGCAGGGCTCGGCCGCCTCCTTCCCCAGCTTCGCCTTCGGATCGAACAAGACCGGCGGCGCCGAAGACATTCTCGCCGGCCAGCCCAGGCCGACCTTCCAGCAGATCGTCCGCGCCTGGGACCCGGTGCGCCAGAAGGAGGCCTGGGCGACGAAGCCGATGCCCTTCTGGAGCGGCGGCACGATGGTGACCGGCGGGCTCGTCTTCCAGGGTTCGGCCGACGGCTGGCTGACCGCCTATGACGCCAGGACCGGCGCCGTGGTCCACCGCGTCGATGTCGGCACCGGCATCATGGCATCGCCGATGAGCTACACGATCGACGGCGTCCAATATGTCGCGGTGACGGCCGGCATCGGCGGCGCCCTCAACGTGTCCTACCCGCCCGGCGCGGTGGCGATCGAGCGGCAGAACAGCGAGCGGCTGATCGTGTTCCGGATCGGCGGCCCCGCGCCCAGGCTGCCGCCGCTGCGCGAGGCCCGGCCGTTCACCGTGGCGCCCGCCCAATATCGCGGCACCCAGGCCCAGGAGCAGCACGGCGCCGCCCTCTACGGCGAGAATTGCGGGCGCTGCCACGGCGGGCCGACCGGCGCGGGCGGCTATCCCAACCTGTGGAAGATGACGCCCGAGACGCATGCCGCGTTCGAGTCGATCGTCCTCGACGGCGCCTTCGCCTATGCGGGCATGGCCTCCTTCGCCGACGTGCTGAGCAAGCAGGACGCCAGGGACATCCACGCCTTCCTGGCGAAGCCGCACGACGAGAAGGCCCAGCCCACCGAGAACCGGATGCACTAA
- a CDS encoding two component transcriptional regulator, winged helix family (PFAM: response regulator receiver; transcriptional regulator domain protein): MTSSTILLVEDDPSLRVLTARALQENGYVVRPAATGPEMWIAFNAEPIDLIILDIMLPGTNGIELCRQLRQKSDVPIIFISAKGSETDRVIGLEIGADDYLAKPFGTRELMARVRAVLRRGGMDRQSEQSRRNEARFDGWQVNFPRRELTSPSGAVVDLTGAEFDLLSSFLHNAQRVIARERLIELSRTRLGDASDRSIDVLVSRLRRKLQGEGRDAPITTVRGVGYMFNAEVTRA; the protein is encoded by the coding sequence GTGACGTCGAGTACCATATTGCTGGTCGAGGATGATCCGTCGCTCCGCGTCCTGACGGCGCGGGCCCTGCAGGAGAACGGCTATGTCGTGCGCCCCGCCGCGACCGGGCCGGAGATGTGGATCGCCTTCAACGCCGAGCCGATCGACCTGATCATCCTGGACATCATGCTGCCCGGCACCAACGGCATCGAGCTGTGCCGCCAGCTCCGGCAGAAGAGCGACGTCCCGATCATCTTCATCAGCGCCAAGGGCAGCGAGACGGACCGCGTCATCGGGCTGGAGATCGGCGCCGACGATTATCTCGCCAAGCCGTTCGGCACGCGCGAGCTGATGGCGCGGGTGCGCGCCGTGCTGCGCCGCGGCGGCATGGACCGGCAGAGCGAGCAGAGCCGCCGCAACGAGGCGCGCTTCGACGGCTGGCAGGTCAATTTCCCGCGCCGCGAGCTGACCTCGCCGAGCGGCGCCGTCGTCGACCTGACCGGCGCCGAGTTCGACCTGCTGTCGAGCTTCCTGCACAACGCCCAGCGGGTGATCGCGCGCGAGCGGCTGATCGAGCTGTCGCGCACCCGGCTCGGCGACGCGTCCGATCGCAGCATCGACGTGCTGGTCAGCCGCCTGCGCCGCAAGCTGCAGGGCGAGGGCCGCGATGCGCCGATCACCACCGTCCGCGGCGTCGGCTACATGTTCAACGCCGAAGTGACCCGCGCTTGA
- a CDS encoding integral membrane sensor signal transduction histidine kinase (PFAM: ATP-binding region, ATPase domain protein domain protein; histidine kinase, HAMP region domain protein; histidine kinase A domain protein domain protein), translating to MIHLVRPSLGLVGRILVILLLTVTVEFCTSTLLYERASQFSLREDEAHRLAEHLVITRKLIAERPVHERAMMASLLTTDRYDVRWGATEPPPPPMAPELREMREQIVTWEPSLADSNVRLRLKSPGLDSMVVGGMTLPDGSWIHFGTRDVVGGWDLAIGRVMLALVPAIGLLVIGSLLIRNTLKPVRMLAQAAERYGYGDRVILPEIGTGEVLRVIRAFNAMQDRIQRLISDRTQALAAVGHDLRTPIARLRLRIDMIGDGAARDAMQRDAIEMEAMIGSLLAFLGGEESNQPVVRTDLAVMAATRVDDASDEGHRVRYEGPEHLDAYVRLYDVKRALDNLVTNALRHGKHVAVQVERRDDRAILRVLDDGPGIPEARLDDVRQPFVRLDTARRRNTEGLGLGLAIVERIVRAHAGVLRLSNRPTGGLMAEIDLPIDGPPTA from the coding sequence TTGATCCATCTGGTGCGTCCATCGCTGGGGCTGGTCGGGCGGATCCTGGTCATCCTGCTGCTGACGGTCACGGTCGAGTTCTGCACCAGCACCCTGCTCTACGAACGCGCGAGCCAGTTCTCGCTGCGCGAGGACGAGGCGCACCGGCTGGCCGAGCATCTCGTCATCACCCGCAAGCTGATCGCCGAGCGGCCGGTCCACGAGCGGGCGATGATGGCCTCGCTGCTCACCACCGACCGCTACGACGTCCGCTGGGGCGCGACCGAGCCGCCGCCGCCGCCGATGGCCCCGGAACTGCGCGAGATGCGGGAGCAGATCGTCACCTGGGAACCCTCGCTGGCCGATTCCAACGTCCGGCTGCGGCTCAAGTCGCCGGGCCTCGATTCGATGGTCGTCGGCGGGATGACCCTGCCCGACGGAAGCTGGATCCATTTCGGTACCCGCGACGTGGTCGGCGGCTGGGACCTCGCGATCGGCCGGGTGATGCTGGCGCTGGTCCCGGCGATCGGCCTGCTCGTGATCGGCAGCCTGCTGATCCGCAACACGCTCAAGCCGGTCCGCATGCTCGCCCAGGCGGCGGAGCGCTACGGCTATGGCGACCGGGTGATCCTGCCCGAGATCGGCACCGGCGAGGTGCTGCGCGTGATCCGGGCGTTCAACGCGATGCAGGACCGCATCCAGCGGCTGATCAGCGACCGCACCCAGGCGCTGGCGGCGGTCGGCCACGACCTGCGCACCCCGATCGCGCGGCTGCGGCTGCGGATCGACATGATCGGCGACGGCGCGGCGCGCGACGCCATGCAGCGCGACGCGATCGAGATGGAGGCGATGATCGGCTCCTTGCTCGCCTTCCTCGGCGGGGAGGAGAGCAACCAGCCCGTCGTGCGGACCGACCTGGCGGTGATGGCGGCGACCCGGGTCGACGACGCCTCCGACGAGGGGCATCGCGTCCGCTACGAAGGGCCCGAGCATCTCGACGCCTATGTCCGCCTCTACGACGTCAAGCGCGCGCTCGACAATCTCGTCACCAACGCGCTGCGCCACGGCAAGCATGTCGCCGTCCAGGTCGAGCGGCGCGACGACCGCGCGATCCTGCGGGTGCTCGACGACGGGCCCGGCATTCCCGAGGCGCGCCTCGACGATGTGCGCCAGCCCTTCGTCCGGCTCGACACCGCGCGCCGTCGCAACACCGAGGGGCTGGGCCTCGGCCTCGCCATCGTCGAGCGCATCGTGCGCGCCCATGCCGGGGTCCTCCGCCTCTCCAACCGGCCGACCGGCGGCCTGATGGCGGAGATCGACCTGCCGATCGACGGGCCGCCGACCGCCTAG
- a CDS encoding protein of unknown function DUF336 (PFAM: protein of unknown function DUF336): MKLWKIPGGAVALLAMTAAAMPAMATPALQLRDAVAMAQGATEAAGRGEHAVSIVIVNREGRVILAQRMDGASYKSLDVAEGKATTAAALGLPTRLLQEALAKGDQSVLSVPGAIAIAGGVPVTVDGATIAAIGVSGGAPQDDEAIATAARDRYPGAKPR; the protein is encoded by the coding sequence ATGAAGCTTTGGAAGATACCGGGCGGCGCGGTCGCGCTGCTCGCGATGACGGCCGCCGCGATGCCGGCCATGGCCACGCCGGCGCTCCAACTCCGCGACGCCGTGGCGATGGCGCAGGGCGCGACCGAGGCGGCCGGGCGCGGCGAACACGCCGTCTCGATCGTCATCGTCAATCGCGAGGGCCGGGTGATCCTGGCGCAGCGGATGGACGGCGCCTCGTATAAGAGCCTCGACGTCGCCGAGGGCAAGGCCACCACCGCCGCCGCGCTCGGCCTGCCGACCCGCCTGCTGCAGGAGGCGCTCGCCAAGGGCGATCAGTCGGTGCTGTCCGTGCCGGGCGCGATCGCGATCGCGGGCGGCGTGCCGGTGACGGTCGACGGCGCGACGATCGCCGCGATCGGCGTCAGCGGCGGCGCCCCCCAGGACGACGAGGCGATCGCCACCGCCGCGCGCGACCGCTATCCGGGCGCCAAGCCGCGCTGA
- a CDS encoding Carbonate dehydratase (PFAM: carbonic anhydrase), whose translation MNELIGRVFSFQEHVFTSNSALYGKLARDGQSPKALMISCADSRVVPEYIVQAAPGDLFVCRNAGNIVPPFSQANGGVSSTVEYAVMVLGVRDIIVCGHSDCGAMKALCSPGSLDGMPNVAAWLRHSHAAQKVAEDAYPDVSGTDRVRVLALENVVGQLAHLRTHPSVASAIARGEMALHGWYVDIHAGEVLALDGETERFLPLAADRPLPVALQAASRRAADVLEAAE comes from the coding sequence ATGAACGAGCTGATCGGTCGAGTCTTCAGCTTTCAGGAGCATGTGTTCACGAGCAACAGCGCCCTCTACGGGAAGCTTGCCCGTGACGGGCAGAGCCCCAAGGCGCTGATGATATCCTGCGCGGATTCGCGCGTCGTCCCCGAATATATCGTCCAGGCCGCGCCGGGCGACCTGTTCGTCTGCCGCAACGCCGGCAACATCGTCCCGCCCTTTTCGCAGGCCAATGGCGGCGTCTCGTCGACCGTCGAATATGCGGTGATGGTGCTGGGCGTTCGCGACATCATCGTCTGCGGCCATTCCGACTGCGGCGCGATGAAGGCGCTGTGCAGCCCCGGCTCGCTCGACGGCATGCCCAACGTTGCCGCCTGGCTGCGCCATTCGCACGCCGCGCAGAAGGTCGCCGAGGATGCCTATCCCGACGTTTCGGGCACCGACCGGGTCCGCGTCCTGGCGCTCGAGAACGTCGTCGGCCAGCTCGCCCATCTCCGCACCCACCCCTCGGTCGCCTCGGCGATCGCGCGCGGCGAGATGGCCCTGCACGGCTGGTATGTCGACATCCACGCCGGCGAGGTGCTCGCGCTCGACGGCGAGACGGAGCGTTTCCTGCCGCTTGCCGCCGATCGTCCGCTGCCGGTCGCGCTGCAGGCCGCGTCGCGTCGCGCCGCCGACGTGCTGGAGGCCGCCGAATGA